GCCGGCGCGGAAGCCGCCGCCCGAACCCTGGCCGCCGGCGGGCTGGTCGCGTTTCCGACCGAGACGGTCTATGGGCTCGGCGCCGACGCCGCCAATGCCACCGCGGTCGCTCACATCTACAGCGCCAAGGGCCGGCCGGCGTTCAATCCGCTGATCGCCCATGTCCCCGACCTCGCAGCGGCACGGCGGATCGGACGGTTCGATGCGCGCGCGCTCAGGCTCGCGGAGGCGTTCTGGCCCGGGCCGCTGACGCTGGTGGTGCCGAAGACGGAGAACTGCCCGGTCTCTGATCTCGCCACCGCGGGGCTCGACACCATCGCGATCCGCATTCCCGCGCATCCCGTGGCGGAGGCCATCCTGCGCGCCTTCGGCGGGGCGGTGGTGGCACCGTCCGCCAATATTTCCGGCCATGTGTCGCCGACGCTGGCGACCCATGTCGAGAGCGATCTTGCGGGACGGATCGACCTGATCATCGACGGCGGGCCGGTTGCGGTCGGCGTGGAATCGACGATCGTCGGTTGCTTCGAGGCGCCGATGCTGCTCCGCCCCGGCGGACTGTCGCGCGAGCGGATCGAAGCCGTGCTGGGGGCGCCTCTGGCGCGGCCGCCTGTCGAGGCCGACAGCGACGACAGCCAGCCGCTGGCGCCGGGCATGCTGGCCTCGCATTATGCGCCGCGCGCGACCGTGCGGCTTCAGGCGCAGGACGTTGCGCCCGGCGAGGCGCTGCTCGCCTTTGGCCCCGCGCGTCTGCCCGGTGTGGGGGCCGCCGCTGCCGTCATGAATTTGTCGCCCACCGCTGATCTCGATGAAGCCGCGGCGAATCTGTTCGGCTATCTTCGCAGCCTCGATGCGAAGGCGCCACGGGCGATCGCCGTGATGCCGATTCCTGAAGAAGGCTTGGGCGAAGCGATCAACGACCGGCTGCGGCGCGCTGCGGTGGCACGATAGCGCA
This genomic interval from Bradyrhizobium guangzhouense contains the following:
- a CDS encoding L-threonylcarbamoyladenylate synthase, translating into MKTGLETLILPAGEAGAEAAARTLAAGGLVAFPTETVYGLGADAANATAVAHIYSAKGRPAFNPLIAHVPDLAAARRIGRFDARALRLAEAFWPGPLTLVVPKTENCPVSDLATAGLDTIAIRIPAHPVAEAILRAFGGAVVAPSANISGHVSPTLATHVESDLAGRIDLIIDGGPVAVGVESTIVGCFEAPMLLRPGGLSRERIEAVLGAPLARPPVEADSDDSQPLAPGMLASHYAPRATVRLQAQDVAPGEALLAFGPARLPGVGAAAAVMNLSPTADLDEAAANLFGYLRSLDAKAPRAIAVMPIPEEGLGEAINDRLRRAAVAR